The following proteins come from a genomic window of Carassius auratus strain Wakin chromosome 18, ASM336829v1, whole genome shotgun sequence:
- the olfcw1 gene encoding olfactory receptor CW1: MFPIHSKGIDQEITFRSQPDQRKCRGFNMRVFRWSQAMIFFIEEINRNPTLLPNITLGYQLYDTCGLTALSLRTALSVVSQPMKRSNSGQCFSPSIPIIIGDSGSTLSMAISRLLNLFRIPLVSYFASCSCLSDKHQFPYFFRTIPSDVNQASALARLVKHFGWTWVGTIGADDAYGRTGIDLFTTAVMRLGVCVAYRVIIPKLPTHQQLQDIVRTIRDSTAHVLVVFAIEEDIKPVVDEIVRQNVTGKQWVASEAWVTSTLISTKENYPSLSGTIGFAIRRAEIPGLKHFLESIQPLAEPYNAFARELWETQFQCSVNTSLPTPSTTDPVLYSHSCTGMERIQDTHSIYNDVSELRVTYNMHKAIYTVAHALHNLLRCQRENGSALTQQCSAIHNLQPWQVVEVLKKVNYTNKFGDLIYFDRNGDPVGSYDIVNWQREADEGPVKYVTVGRFDSSVLTAQQLMLNQDKIIWHGGANQVPVSVCSASCPQGYRKVTREGQPVCCYDCVLCAEGSISNTTDQVECILCPEDFWTNQHRNHCVPKQIEFLSYSEPFGMALAAIAILGAIAAMTVAAIFFRHHDTPLVRANNSELSFLLLMSLTLCFICALTFLGQPSRWACPLRRTAFGLTFALCLSCLLSKTLVVLMAFKATLPGNNTARWFHPPQQRLGVFLCSFLQGGVCVAWLTTAPPYPVKNTWLYRDRIILECHLGSVALFCCVLGYIGCLAVFCFILAFLARKLPDNFNEAKFITFSMLIFCAVWITFIPAYVSSPGKFTVAVEIFAILASSYGVLLCIFAPKCYIIIFLPERNSKKYLMSQK, from the exons ATGTTTCCCATCCACTCCAAAGGCATTGACCAGGAGATAACCTTCAGAAGTCAGCCAGACCAGAGGAAATgtagggg GTTTAACATGCGAGTGTTCCGCTGGTCTCAGGCAATGATCTTCTTCATTGAGGAGATCAACAGAAATCCTACCCTTCTGCCAAACATCACACTGGGCTATCAGCTATATGACACATGTGGGCTGACTGCTCTGTCTCTGAGGACAGCATTGTCTGTAGTTTCTCAGCCTATGAAGAGGAGCAATTCAGGGCAGTGCTTCTCCCCGAGCATCCCCATCATTATTGGAGACTCTGGATCTACCCTGTCAATGGCCATTTCCAGACTACTCAACCTGTTCCGTATCCCACTG GTGAGTTATTTTGCTTCATGTTCTTGCCTGAGTGACAAGCACCAGTTCCCTTATTTCTTTCGCACAATTCCCAGTGATGTTAATCAGGCCAGTGCTCTTGCTCGTCTGGTCAAGCACTTCGGATGGACCTGGGTAGGCACAATCGGAGCTGACGATGCTTATGGGCGCACAGGCATAGATTTATTCACCACTGCAGTGATGCGTTTGGGTGTATGTGTGGCTTATCGAGTAATCATACCCAAGCTGCCAACTCATCAACAGCTGCAAGATATTGTCAGGACTATTCGAGATTCTACAGCACATGTTTTGGTGGTTTTTGCCATTGAGGAGGACATCAAACCGGTAGTGGATGAAATAGTCCGGCAGAATGTCACCGGGAAGCAGTGGGTGGCTAGTGAAGCCTGGGTGACCTCCACTCTCATCTCTACTAAAGAAAACTACCCCTCCCTTAGTGGTACCATTGGCTTTGCCATCCGCCGAGCTGAGATACCTGGCTTAAAACACTTCCTCGAAAGCATACAGCCCCTGGCTGAGCCTTACAATGCCTTTGCAAGGGAGTTATGGGAAACACAGTTCCAATGCTCAGTAAACACAAGTCTTCCCACTCCCTCCACAACTGATCCAGTGCTCTACAGCCACAGCTGTACTGGCATGGAGAGGATTCAGGACACTCACAGTATCTATAACGATGTTTCTGAGCTTAGGGTGACATATAACATGCACAAGGCAATTTACACAGTGGCACATGCATTGCATAACCTGCTTCGGTGTCAAAGAGAGAACGGGTCTGCTTTGACACAGCAGTGCTCTGCTATCCATAATCTACAACCATGGCAG GTTGTTGAGGTCCTGAAGAAAGTCAACTACACAAACAAATTTGGAGATTTGATCTACTTTGATAGAAATGGAGACCCTGTTGGGTCATATGACATAGTAAACTGGCAGAGAGAGGCAGATGAGGGTCCAGTAAAATATGTTACAGTAGGTCGCTTTGACTCCTCTGTTTTGACAGCACAGCAGTTAATGCTTAACCAGGACAAAATCATCTGGCATGGGGGAGCTAACCAG GTACCAGTGTCTGTGTGCTCTGCCAGCTGTCCACAGGGATACAGAAAGGTTACACGAGAGGGTCAGCCTGTGTGCTGCTATGACTGTGTGCTTTGTGCAGAGGGTAGCATCAGCAATACTACTG ATCAAGTTGAATGCATTCTTTGCCCTGAAGACTTCTGGACGAATCAGCATCGCAACCATTGTGTTCCCAAGCAGATTGAGTTCCTGTCCTACTCTGAGCCTTTTGGCATGGCCTTAGCAGCTATAGCCATTCTGGGTGCAATTGCTGCGATGACAGTTGCTGCAATCTTCTTTCGCCATCACGACACACCCCTAGTTCGTGCTAATAACTCAGAACTGAGCTTTCTGTTGCTGATGTCTCTCACTCTTTGCTTCATATGTGCACTAACCTTCTTGGGTCAGCCATCACGTTGGGCATGCCCTCTTAGACGGACTGCTTTTGGCTTGACCTTTGCCCTCTGCCTCTCCTGTCTCCTCAGTAAGACCTTAGTGGTGCTTATGGCTTTTAAAGCTACATTGCCTGGTAATAACACAGCTCGTTGGTTTCACCCACCTCAGCAGAGACTGGGAGTGTTCTTATGTTCGTTCCTGCAGGGTGGGGTTTGTGTAGCTTGGCTTACAACAGCACCTCCATATCCAGTAAAGAACACCTGGCTGTACCGCGACCGGATCATTTTAGAATGTCACCTGGGTTCAGTCGCCCTTTTCTGTTGTGTGTTGGGTTACATTGGCTGCTTAGCTGTCTTCTGCTTCATCCTAGCTTTTTTAGCTCGTAAATTGCCTGATAATTTTAATGAAGCAAAATTCATCACATTCAGTATGCTCATATTTTGTGCTGTTTGGATCACATTTATCCCAGCTTATGTCAGTTCACCTGGAAAATTTACCGTAGCTGTGGAGATATTTGCCATTTTAGCTTCCAGTTATGGGGtacttttgtgtatttttgcacCTAAATGTTACATAATAATTTTCCTGCCTGAAAGAAATTCTAAAAAGTATCTCATGTcccaaaaatga